The proteins below are encoded in one region of Clostridium pasteurianum DSM 525 = ATCC 6013:
- a CDS encoding HAMP domain-containing sensor histidine kinase, translating into MIKKRRKNKEKDNRVNTKHISVMGFIWTYFILSVLTAGQAMIYNSYVRPESIPWNYIFGIMGYWAIVALIFCLVTSRQRYIAYDKPMNILSQAAKQVAEGDYSVWIPPLRKDGKKDYVEVMFEDFNKMVEELGSTEILKNDFIANVSHEIKTPLSVIQSYAMALQKEDLSSEVRKEYTDTIINASEKLTALVTNILKLNKLENQEIGISAKSYDLCRQLCECALSFEDLWEEKNITFHADIEDRAIICADESMLEIVWNNLISNAIKFTEPGGTVKLTQTSDSDTITVTVEDSGCGMDEETVNHIFDKFYQGDTSHSQEGNGLGLALSLKVIELIDGKISVKSSLGQGTIFTVELNVNIS; encoded by the coding sequence ATGATTAAAAAAAGACGTAAAAATAAAGAAAAAGATAACAGGGTTAATACAAAACATATCTCTGTCATGGGATTTATATGGACATATTTTATATTGTCAGTGTTAACTGCCGGTCAAGCTATGATATACAACTCCTATGTACGTCCGGAAAGCATACCATGGAATTATATTTTTGGAATCATGGGATATTGGGCAATAGTTGCCCTGATATTTTGTCTTGTAACTTCAAGGCAGCGTTACATTGCCTATGATAAGCCCATGAATATCCTAAGCCAAGCAGCAAAACAAGTTGCAGAGGGTGATTATTCTGTATGGATTCCACCCCTTCGCAAAGATGGAAAAAAAGATTATGTTGAGGTAATGTTTGAAGACTTTAACAAAATGGTAGAAGAATTGGGAAGTACAGAAATCCTCAAAAATGATTTTATTGCCAATGTTTCTCATGAAATAAAAACACCTCTTTCTGTTATACAAAGTTATGCCATGGCATTACAGAAGGAAGATTTGAGCTCTGAAGTAAGAAAGGAATATACAGATACTATCATAAATGCATCTGAAAAGCTTACTGCTCTAGTAACAAACATATTGAAACTTAATAAATTAGAAAATCAGGAAATAGGTATATCAGCTAAATCCTATGATTTGTGTAGACAACTCTGTGAATGTGCACTGTCTTTTGAAGATCTATGGGAAGAAAAAAATATTACATTTCATGCAGATATTGAAGATCGTGCAATCATTTGTGCAGATGAAAGTATGCTGGAAATTGTCTGGAACAATTTAATTTCAAATGCTATAAAGTTTACAGAGCCTGGAGGCACTGTTAAGTTAACGCAGACTTCAGATTCTGATACCATAACAGTAACTGTAGAGGACAGCGGCTGCGGTATGGATGAAGAAACAGTTAATCATATCTTTGATAAATTTTACCAAGGAGATACCTCCCACTCTCAGGAAGGTAATGGGCTTGGACTTGCTCTTTCTTTGAAAGTAATAGAGTTAATTGACGGCAAAATATCAGTGAAGAGCAGTCTTGGGCAGGGTACAATATTTACCGTTGAATTAAATGTAAATATTAGTTAA
- a CDS encoding response regulator transcription factor produces the protein MVNILVVEDDVKLNQIVCAYLNNNGYRATGCLNPREAYDYMYNSLYDLIISDIMMPEIDGFEFAETVRNINQKIPILFMTARDDIASKQKGFRAGIDDYMVKPINMDELLMRVGALLRRANIANERKLVVGSLIMNADEMTATVNDEEIPVTLREFNILYKMLSYPKHTFARAQLMDEFWGVESNTSLRAVDVYITKLRDKFSCCKDFKIVTVHGLGYKAVLS, from the coding sequence ATGGTAAATATACTTGTAGTAGAAGATGATGTAAAATTGAATCAAATTGTATGTGCATATTTAAATAATAATGGTTACCGTGCAACAGGCTGCTTAAATCCTCGTGAAGCTTATGATTATATGTATAATAGTCTATATGATTTAATTATTTCAGATATTATGATGCCTGAAATAGATGGCTTTGAGTTTGCTGAAACTGTCAGAAATATTAATCAAAAAATACCAATTTTATTTATGACTGCTCGTGATGATATTGCATCAAAGCAAAAAGGTTTTCGTGCAGGAATAGATGATTATATGGTTAAACCAATAAATATGGATGAACTTTTAATGCGTGTAGGTGCACTGCTTCGGCGTGCAAATATTGCCAACGAAAGAAAACTTGTTGTAGGAAGTCTTATTATGAATGCTGATGAAATGACAGCAACCGTTAATGATGAGGAAATTCCTGTTACATTAAGAGAATTTAATATTCTTTATAAAATGTTATCCTATCCAAAACATACCTTTGCACGAGCACAGCTTATGGATGAGTTTTGGGGAGTTGAAAGTAATACCAGCCTTAGAGCTGTAGACGTATATATAACAAAGCTGCGGGATAAATTCTCCTGCTGCAAGGATTTTAAAATTGTAACAGTTCATGGTCTTGGTTATAAGGCGGTATTGTCATGA
- a CDS encoding DUF454 family protein: MKKYVIFAVGCILIVIASIGIFLPILPTTPFVILAAMCFSASSEKTYRLLVKNRFFWTLY; encoded by the coding sequence ATGAAAAAATATGTAATTTTTGCAGTTGGATGTATTTTGATTGTTATTGCTTCTATAGGAATATTTTTGCCAATTCTTCCAACTACACCTTTTGTTATTCTTGCAGCCATGTGTTTTTCTGCAAGTTCTGAAAAAACTTACAGATTGCTTGTTAAAAATCGCTTTTTTTGGACCTTATATTGA
- a CDS encoding DUF454 family protein, which yields MLKIAFFGPYIENYKNGSGVTVAAKARGIIMLWVLLIISAIAMHKLWSSIMFAVIGSAVTIHLLLLKTKGLEERSDS from the coding sequence TTGTTAAAAATCGCTTTTTTTGGACCTTATATTGAAAATTACAAGAACGGTAGTGGAGTAACGGTTGCAGCAAAGGCAAGAGGAATTATAATGCTGTGGGTACTGCTTATAATATCAGCCATTGCAATGCACAAACTTTGGTCAAGCATTATGTTTGCAGTAATTGGCAGTGCTGTTACAATCCATCTACTTCTATTGAAGACTAAGGGTTTGGAGGAGAGGTCTGATTCATAA
- a CDS encoding GNAT family N-acetyltransferase encodes MGNVNPFINCPKYEANSLILRKLNIGDSEELFSCYSDPLAAKFFNGDNCGDDFFYTDFDKFKKCVEYWIKSYDIQDFVRFSIINKQNSRAIGTVEICPSYKYSKGKEKIGILRIDIESLFETKDFMEELYTVLIGNLYKDFQVDFLLTKAIPQAQARIEVLNKKSFAEAEAKCNIPFEDYYIR; translated from the coding sequence ATGGGAAATGTAAATCCTTTTATAAATTGTCCAAAATATGAGGCTAACAGCCTTATTCTTAGAAAATTAAACATAGGGGATAGTGAAGAATTATTTTCTTGCTATTCAGATCCTTTGGCTGCAAAATTTTTCAATGGTGATAATTGTGGTGATGATTTTTTCTATACTGACTTCGATAAATTCAAAAAATGTGTTGAGTATTGGATTAAATCATATGATATTCAGGATTTTGTACGTTTTAGCATCATAAATAAGCAGAACAGCAGGGCTATAGGAACAGTTGAGATATGTCCATCTTATAAATACTCTAAAGGAAAAGAAAAAATAGGAATTTTAAGAATTGATATAGAATCATTATTTGAAACAAAAGATTTCATGGAAGAGCTATATACTGTATTAATTGGTAATCTATATAAGGATTTTCAAGTGGATTTTTTACTGACAAAAGCTATTCCACAGGCACAGGCTCGTATAGAAGTTTTAAATAAAAAGTCCTTTGCAGAAGCGGAGGCTAAATGCAATATACCTTTTGAAGATTATTATATTAGATAG